Proteins found in one Pseudanabaena sp. FACHB-2040 genomic segment:
- a CDS encoding non-ribosomal peptide synthetase: MTTQKIAELVSQLHSLDVKLWVEGEPEASLDKIRLRCTAPEGTLTAELRQELAERKAELITYLHLQSDKPDRSLESQPIQPASAMQRATSGKVFPLSFAQQRLWFLYQLAPNSPFYNVPTAIRLTGILDQTALERSFQAIVHRHEALRTTFAIVDGQPVQVIEPEVKVELSVVDLQTVAANQRDASMETPRDSSTATLRDSPTVTLRERISQQLAIAEAQRPFNLTTDPLMRVTLLQFEPTEAVLLLTLHHIVADGWSLGVLIRELASCYSAFVTGQTPDLPPLPIQYTDFACWQRRWLQGEVLEKQLAYWRKQLKDLPGLELPCDRTRPAVQTYQGATYPLHIPPALTQALEALSQQAGVSLFMTLLTAFQTLLYRYTGQEDIAIGSPIANRHRSELEGLIGFFVNSLVMRSDLSGNPTFRALLERVQNVALEAYEHQDLPFEKLVEELDPERDLSRNPLFQVAFALQNAPMQPLELPGLMLEPAPLESGSTRFDLEVHLWEPAHGLRSIWQSEEGLSGFISYSTDLFDRDRISRLVGHFQTLLEGIVANPNARLSDLPLLTASEHQQIVFEWSRSPLAPLEKEGNWAGVSLEEGSLEEPCFHQLFEAQVEASPDAIALISHPESLTYADLNQRADQLAQTLKQRGVQPDTLVGLCVDRSAAMVIGILGILKAGGAYVPLDPNYPSDRLHFMLSDTQVSILLTQSWLVESLPSSPAQIICLDQLDSLTQESTEDLSNTPLVKENKGDQTPTPDNLAYVIYTSGSTGTPKGVLLTHRGLCNTVKAQQHLFQPCRPRVLQFSSLSFDASVFEIALALGSGGTLYIPPQPAQLPGMALVQFLEENAITHALLTPAVLAVLPAADLPALQVLVTGGEACPSQVVDRWAANRRFFNAYGPTEATIWATAAELHPGDNPLTIGRPILNAQIYILDASFNPVPVGVPGELYIGGAGLAQGYLNRPELTAARFITSPFKGTEQRDSSPALLYRTGDRTCYRTDGTIEFLGRADNQIKIRGFRVELGEIEATLQRHAAIQEAAVIASGESSNETRLIAYFSLDPQHFQQTALRSLQSQQIDHWQNLYDQTYQSKEQKPQTKSQNPASPLPPSSPSSPSSPSSPPLPSPDFNITGWNSSYTGDPIPPEQMQEWVCDRTQQILALKPERVLEIGCGTGLLLFQIAPHCQQYVGTDFSAVALAGIRQRLEAINLSQVQLLHRMATDLDGIDKASFDVVILNSIMQYFPSVDYLLEVLEAALQAVAPGGALFLGDVRSLPLLTAFHTWMQFCQAEDAVERTQLNQRVVRSQFEEPELAIDPTFFHALRDRFPQIQRAQIRLSRGRSHNEMTQFRYNVWLQVEPCSSDKNALPESSSVDSTLIKEGRENRHDWQLKPITVKEIQKHLIEAEPDVFMLTNVANSRVIAAVKTVDWLHHQEAPKTVGRMRENLQNATATAIDPQDWWDLEAVLPYRIEITWSAQANTGNYDVLLLRDGIDAPIDWPRPQPPSQAWHHYTNDPLQAQFARQLMPELRQYLGHTLPDYMVPSAFIPLATLPLTTSGKLDRRALPAFSEEVIHASGTQTAPATPTEATLAEIWKELLRLKHVNAGDNFFELGGHSLLATQMTSRIRDALGVELPLKSVFEAPTIAKLAPILDALHNQALTPEIPPLVRLDRSAYRRKRSHLAPQPAQSILPSSSPTRQTPPAEEAAPNSPAISEPAIAASQSPLVPLTLASAGASKPPFFCVHPMFGVVFPYLELAHHLGRAAQQCPHWGNRSFYGLQPLGLDGKAPPLTRIEAIATYYVQAIRAVQPQGPYFLGGWSFGGLVAFEMAQQLTQAGQQIGLLAILDTPAPGSKPSLSQILKFLLGTALWSTLPFLMDYGVLATKRLPFQLPWLSRWQWFAIARLIPEESRLRLVDESTIQSMLPIVYANSQATYRYVPQPYANQITLFKAAEQSEAIGQDATLGWSALASDIQLHQVPGNHLSLLKQPHVQTLAQQLGQCLSNY; encoded by the coding sequence ATGACGACTCAAAAAATCGCAGAACTGGTTTCCCAACTCCATAGCCTGGATGTGAAGCTATGGGTTGAGGGCGAACCAGAGGCTTCCTTAGACAAAATTCGTTTGCGCTGCACTGCCCCCGAAGGAACGCTAACAGCTGAATTGCGCCAGGAATTAGCCGAGCGTAAAGCTGAGCTGATCACCTATCTGCACCTGCAATCTGATAAGCCGGATCGCTCACTCGAATCGCAGCCTATTCAACCCGCTTCGGCAATGCAGAGGGCGACGTCAGGAAAGGTGTTCCCGCTGTCGTTTGCTCAGCAGCGACTGTGGTTTTTGTATCAGCTCGCGCCAAACAGCCCTTTTTACAACGTGCCTACGGCCATTCGCTTAACGGGGATATTGGATCAAACGGCACTGGAGCGATCATTTCAGGCCATTGTGCATCGCCATGAGGCCCTTCGCACCACGTTTGCTATTGTGGATGGGCAGCCAGTTCAGGTCATCGAACCCGAGGTCAAAGTCGAGCTATCGGTGGTGGATTTGCAAACGGTGGCTGCGAACCAGCGCGATGCTTCTATGGAGACGCCGCGCGATTCATCTACGGCGACGCTACGCGATTCACCCACGGTGACGCTCCGCGAACGCATCAGCCAACAGCTAGCAATTGCCGAAGCTCAGCGGCCCTTTAACCTGACCACAGATCCGCTGATGCGGGTGACGCTGCTGCAGTTTGAACCCACCGAGGCCGTGCTGCTGCTAACGCTGCATCATATCGTGGCCGATGGTTGGTCGTTGGGAGTCTTGATTCGGGAGCTGGCGAGCTGCTATAGCGCCTTCGTGACCGGACAAACGCCCGACCTGCCGCCCCTACCCATTCAATACACAGACTTTGCCTGCTGGCAGCGCCGCTGGCTTCAGGGAGAAGTTTTGGAAAAACAGCTAGCCTACTGGCGCAAGCAGCTAAAGGATTTGCCAGGGCTAGAGCTGCCTTGCGATCGCACCCGTCCCGCCGTGCAAACTTATCAGGGCGCAACCTACCCGCTGCACATTCCCCCTGCCCTCACCCAGGCACTAGAAGCCTTGAGCCAGCAGGCAGGCGTATCGCTATTTATGACGCTGCTGACTGCATTTCAAACGTTGCTTTATCGCTACACAGGACAGGAAGATATTGCGATCGGCTCTCCTATTGCCAACCGCCATCGCAGCGAACTAGAAGGGCTGATTGGCTTTTTCGTGAATAGCCTAGTGATGCGATCGGATCTTTCAGGTAATCCGACATTTCGCGCCCTGCTAGAGCGGGTTCAGAACGTTGCCCTAGAAGCCTACGAGCATCAGGACTTGCCCTTTGAGAAGCTGGTGGAGGAACTAGACCCAGAGCGGGATCTCAGCCGCAATCCGCTGTTTCAGGTGGCCTTTGCTCTGCAAAATGCCCCCATGCAGCCCTTAGAACTGCCGGGGTTAATGCTGGAACCGGCCCCTTTAGAATCGGGCAGTACCCGCTTTGATCTGGAGGTTCACCTGTGGGAGCCAGCCCACGGCCTGCGGAGCATCTGGCAGTCTGAGGAAGGCTTGAGCGGCTTTATCTCCTACAGCACAGACTTATTCGACCGCGACCGGATCAGTCGTTTGGTCGGCCATTTCCAGACCTTACTGGAAGGGATTGTCGCTAATCCCAATGCGCGGCTGTCAGACCTGCCTCTGCTTACAGCCTCAGAGCATCAGCAGATCGTCTTTGAATGGAGCCGATCCCCCCTAGCCCCTCTTGAAAAAGAGGGAAATTGGGCCGGAGTTTCTCTAGAGGAAGGGAGTTTAGAGGAGCCCTGCTTTCATCAGCTCTTTGAGGCGCAGGTGGAGGCTAGCCCGGATGCGATCGCACTCATCTCACACCCAGAATCACTCACCTACGCAGACCTCAATCAACGCGCTGATCAGCTAGCCCAAACTTTGAAGCAGAGAGGGGTCCAGCCAGATACTTTGGTAGGGCTCTGTGTCGATCGCTCTGCCGCTATGGTGATTGGCATTTTAGGCATTCTCAAAGCCGGAGGAGCCTACGTCCCCCTCGATCCCAACTACCCCAGCGATCGGCTCCACTTCATGCTCAGCGATACGCAGGTTTCCATTCTGCTGACGCAGTCGTGGCTAGTCGAGTCCCTGCCAAGCTCCCCAGCACAGATCATCTGCTTGGATCAGCTAGATTCCCTCACCCAGGAGAGCACAGAGGATCTCAGCAACACCCCTCTCGTCAAGGAGAACAAGGGGGATCAAACCCCCACACCCGACAACCTCGCCTACGTCATCTACACCTCCGGCTCCACTGGCACCCCCAAGGGAGTTCTCCTCACCCATCGTGGCCTGTGCAACACCGTCAAGGCCCAGCAGCACCTCTTTCAACCCTGCCGCCCCCGAGTTCTCCAATTCAGCTCCCTAAGCTTTGATGCCTCCGTTTTTGAGATTGCCCTGGCTCTTGGCTCTGGCGGCACGCTATACATTCCACCTCAGCCTGCCCAGCTGCCGGGGATGGCCCTGGTGCAGTTCCTAGAAGAGAATGCGATTACCCACGCCCTACTCACCCCGGCAGTATTGGCAGTTTTACCCGCTGCGGATCTGCCCGCCTTACAGGTTCTAGTCACAGGCGGAGAAGCCTGCCCCAGCCAAGTCGTCGATCGCTGGGCCGCAAATCGTCGCTTCTTCAACGCCTATGGCCCTACCGAAGCCACTATCTGGGCCACTGCCGCCGAACTCCACCCCGGCGACAACCCTCTGACAATCGGGCGACCCATTCTCAATGCTCAGATCTATATTCTGGATGCCAGCTTCAATCCTGTTCCTGTGGGCGTTCCCGGTGAACTATACATCGGTGGTGCAGGATTGGCCCAAGGCTATCTCAATCGGCCTGAGCTAACGGCGGCACGATTCATTACCAGTCCCTTCAAGGGAACAGAGCAGAGAGACTCATCCCCGGCCTTGCTCTACAGGACGGGCGATCGCACTTGTTACCGCACCGATGGCACGATCGAGTTTCTGGGTCGAGCCGATAACCAAATCAAAATCCGAGGGTTTCGAGTAGAGCTAGGCGAAATTGAAGCGACCCTACAGCGACACGCAGCCATCCAAGAAGCGGCTGTGATTGCGTCCGGCGAGTCCTCCAACGAAACGCGACTAATAGCCTACTTCAGCCTCGACCCACAGCATTTTCAGCAAACCGCCTTGCGATCGCTACAAAGCCAGCAGATTGACCACTGGCAAAACCTCTACGACCAGACCTACCAAAGCAAAGAGCAAAAGCCACAAACCAAGAGCCAAAATCCAGCATCCCCCCTACCCCCCTCATCTCCCTCATCCCCCTCATCTCCCTCATCCCCCCCTCTCCCCTCCCCAGACTTCAACATCACCGGCTGGAACAGTAGCTACACCGGAGACCCCATCCCGCCGGAGCAGATGCAGGAGTGGGTGTGCGATCGCACCCAACAAATCCTTGCCCTGAAGCCCGAGCGGGTGCTGGAAATTGGTTGTGGCACCGGGCTGCTGCTGTTTCAAATTGCGCCGCACTGCCAGCAGTATGTAGGGACAGACTTTTCGGCAGTAGCGCTGGCCGGTATTCGGCAGCGGTTAGAGGCAATCAACTTATCCCAGGTCCAGCTCCTGCACCGCATGGCGACCGATCTCGACGGCATCGACAAGGCCTCGTTTGATGTGGTGATTTTGAATTCGATTATGCAGTATTTTCCCAGCGTGGATTATTTGCTGGAGGTGCTGGAGGCAGCCCTGCAAGCTGTCGCGCCTGGGGGTGCTCTATTTTTGGGCGACGTGCGCAGCCTGCCGCTGCTGACGGCTTTTCACACCTGGATGCAGTTTTGTCAGGCTGAGGATGCGGTGGAGCGAACTCAGCTCAACCAGCGGGTGGTGCGATCGCAATTTGAGGAGCCTGAACTGGCGATTGATCCAACGTTCTTTCATGCCTTGCGTGATCGATTCCCTCAAATCCAGCGGGCGCAGATTCGCCTCTCGCGGGGTCGTAGCCACAATGAAATGACGCAGTTTCGCTATAACGTTTGGCTACAGGTAGAGCCGTGTTCGTCTGATAAAAACGCCCTCCCTGAAAGTTCTTCCGTCGACAGCACCCTGATTAAGGAAGGCAGGGAGAATCGCCATGACTGGCAACTTAAACCCATCACAGTCAAAGAGATTCAAAAGCACCTGATTGAAGCTGAACCTGATGTATTCATGCTCACAAATGTTGCCAATAGCCGGGTGATTGCGGCGGTCAAAACCGTAGACTGGCTCCATCATCAGGAAGCCCCCAAAACCGTTGGGCGCATGCGAGAGAATTTGCAGAACGCCACCGCAACAGCCATCGATCCTCAGGACTGGTGGGATTTGGAAGCGGTGCTGCCCTACCGCATAGAGATTACCTGGTCAGCTCAAGCCAACACAGGCAACTACGATGTGCTGCTGCTTCGCGACGGCATTGATGCCCCGATAGATTGGCCCAGACCTCAGCCCCCTAGCCAAGCCTGGCACCACTACACCAACGATCCTCTACAGGCTCAGTTTGCTCGCCAGCTCATGCCTGAACTGCGTCAGTACTTGGGGCACACCCTACCCGACTACATGGTGCCTAGCGCCTTTATCCCGCTAGCAACGCTGCCGCTCACGACTAGCGGCAAGCTAGACCGCCGCGCCCTCCCTGCTTTTAGTGAAGAGGTGATTCACGCATCGGGCACCCAGACGGCCCCCGCTACGCCAACAGAAGCAACCCTAGCAGAAATTTGGAAAGAGCTGCTGCGGCTCAAGCACGTCAATGCGGGCGACAACTTTTTTGAGTTAGGAGGCCATTCCCTGTTAGCAACCCAAATGACCTCGCGTATACGGGATGCGCTAGGAGTAGAGCTGCCCTTAAAGAGTGTCTTTGAGGCACCCACAATTGCTAAACTGGCCCCTATTCTAGACGCTTTGCATAACCAAGCCTTAACCCCCGAAATCCCTCCCTTAGTTCGGTTAGATCGCTCTGCCTACCGCCGCAAGCGATCGCATTTAGCACCGCAACCCGCGCAGTCGATCTTACCTAGCAGTTCCCCAACCCGGCAGACTCCACCCGCTGAGGAAGCCGCGCCCAACAGTCCGGCTATTTCTGAACCCGCGATCGCAGCGTCCCAATCGCCGCTGGTGCCCCTAACCCTGGCCAGCGCAGGAGCCAGCAAGCCGCCCTTTTTCTGCGTGCATCCTATGTTTGGGGTTGTTTTTCCTTACCTAGAGCTGGCGCATCATCTGGGCCGCGCTGCGCAGCAGTGCCCCCACTGGGGTAATCGCAGCTTCTACGGGCTGCAGCCGTTGGGGCTCGATGGCAAGGCCCCTCCGTTAACCCGCATAGAAGCGATCGCAACCTACTACGTTCAGGCAATTCGGGCAGTCCAGCCCCAGGGGCCGTATTTTCTAGGCGGGTGGTCTTTTGGCGGGCTGGTGGCCTTTGAGATGGCGCAGCAGCTCACCCAGGCCGGTCAGCAAATCGGACTGTTGGCCATTCTAGATACGCCAGCCCCCGGCAGCAAACCCTCCCTCTCCCAAATCCTCAAGTTTCTTCTGGGAACAGCTCTGTGGTCTACGCTGCCGTTTCTCATGGACTACGGTGTTTTGGCGACAAAGCGGCTGCCGTTCCAGCTCCCCTGGCTGTCTCGCTGGCAGTGGTTTGCGATCGCCCGCCTGATTCCTGAAGAGTCTCGTCTGCGCTTAGTAGATGAATCTACCATTCAATCCATGCTGCCCATTGTCTATGCCAACAGTCAGGCCACTTACCGATATGTGCCCCAGCCCTATGCCAACCAAATCACGCTATTCAAAGCGGCTGAACAGTCCGAGGCTATTGGTCAAGATGCAACCCTAGGCTGGAGCGCATTAGCAAGCGACATTCAGCTGCATCAGGTACCAGGCAATCACTTATCTCTGCTAAAGCAGCCCCATGTGCAAACTTTGGCGCAACAGCTAGGGCAATGTTTATCTAATTATTAA
- a CDS encoding DUF6734 family protein, translating to MTSLSSPAQGQSITRSVWSFWTKPFQAHRQTIWLSEKHHLLAWILSLETARKHYPETTLVTDDEGAKMLVDGLGLQFDTVSTALNALYDQDPAWWILGKLWAYRSQSHPFIHVDSDVFLWKALPQALDVAPVFAQNPEYFVFGHVDATCWWYRPEAFDQLVQATGGWLPDEWHWAVAQRYSQAYCCGIFGGNRVDFIRHYADLALQMATHPHNQAAFARMDNKLGDCLLVEQYFLAACLAYHQQATGSSFEKVNIQCLFDSPEAAFASEQPNLLGYTHLIGNAKHDVAIARRLEQRVARDYPDQYEQCLRYLMP from the coding sequence GTGACCTCGTTGAGTAGCCCAGCTCAGGGGCAATCCATTACCCGCTCAGTTTGGTCTTTTTGGACAAAGCCCTTTCAGGCGCATCGGCAAACCATTTGGTTGAGCGAGAAACACCACTTGCTGGCCTGGATTCTCTCTCTCGAAACGGCCCGCAAGCATTATCCAGAAACAACTTTGGTGACCGATGATGAGGGAGCCAAAATGCTAGTGGATGGTCTCGGCCTTCAGTTTGATACGGTTTCAACCGCGCTGAATGCTCTGTATGACCAAGACCCAGCCTGGTGGATTTTGGGCAAGCTGTGGGCCTACCGCAGCCAGAGCCATCCCTTTATTCACGTAGATAGCGATGTGTTTTTGTGGAAGGCGTTGCCCCAGGCTCTCGATGTCGCCCCCGTCTTTGCCCAGAACCCAGAGTATTTTGTGTTTGGCCACGTTGATGCTACCTGCTGGTGGTACCGCCCCGAAGCTTTTGATCAGCTTGTTCAAGCTACAGGTGGATGGCTTCCAGATGAGTGGCACTGGGCTGTTGCCCAGCGCTACAGTCAGGCATACTGCTGCGGCATTTTTGGCGGCAATCGGGTGGACTTTATTCGCCACTATGCCGATCTCGCGCTCCAGATGGCAACTCACCCTCACAATCAGGCAGCCTTTGCCCGAATGGACAACAAGCTGGGAGACTGTTTGCTAGTGGAGCAGTATTTTCTGGCAGCTTGTCTGGCATACCATCAGCAGGCGACTGGCTCTAGCTTTGAAAAAGTCAACATACAGTGCTTGTTTGACTCGCCAGAAGCTGCCTTTGCCTCGGAGCAGCCAAACCTATTGGGCTACACCCATTTAATCGGCAATGCCAAGCACGATGTTGCGATCGCACGACGCCTAGAGCAAAGAGTAGCCCGAGATTATCCAGACCAGTACGAACAATGCTTGCGGTATCTGATGCCTTAA
- a CDS encoding IPT/TIG domain-containing protein yields the protein MQNSDHTPSANTLADLPNEEWELSELIQLVTAELDQAQDTLILKAQNRRLSMMVNQLSLDLQVDVRHAPNGRLMFRTVSPGQTGATVLKLGFTPALDTQVQETRRSVDLETGTDQRLETLPDIQAGEIQKLKTVGIHTVNDLQVTTQTPATLTEVSVKTGLDESRLRLWRQLPFIAQVQPESGSPGSIVMIDGGYLGLASDKVEVYFQDRLATIRERTSTRLTVEMPRGAVGSGLVSVKVKDQKTNTRPWRADVVELCVLNITLKPSASIRVQDEVTFQAALINQGTLGTGKFPVKWEVFRAVQRLPDTSAQTSLRPVDPGEDLPIRETDILVAEGTYFHAPLLAQQRSADPSTSFTARLDQPGAYRVSFTVDPDNTLLDQAPTNNQFIREFVVDPLPPAAPAFGPPASQFSPTSGRAGDRITLSGSGFNTGTVIVQFGNTTATVLSLSTGTQLAVRVPSLPPGPVKISVQTAGGKAISQDSFTVLASSYYGPGGAIGGQLL from the coding sequence GTGCAAAACAGCGATCACACCCCTAGCGCCAATACCCTGGCGGATCTGCCAAATGAAGAGTGGGAACTCTCTGAGCTAATTCAGCTTGTCACCGCGGAGCTAGACCAGGCCCAAGACACATTAATTCTCAAGGCCCAAAATCGACGCCTGTCGATGATGGTCAATCAGCTCAGCCTGGACTTGCAGGTAGACGTGCGCCACGCCCCTAACGGTCGGCTAATGTTTCGCACGGTGTCGCCAGGGCAAACAGGGGCAACCGTGCTCAAGCTGGGCTTTACCCCCGCGCTTGATACCCAGGTGCAGGAAACGCGCAGGTCAGTCGATCTAGAAACGGGCACCGACCAGCGGTTAGAAACCCTGCCCGACATCCAGGCCGGAGAAATTCAAAAGCTAAAGACCGTAGGCATTCATACGGTCAACGATTTGCAGGTCACTACACAAACCCCAGCTACGCTCACAGAAGTGTCTGTCAAAACGGGGCTAGATGAATCCCGGCTGCGCCTGTGGCGGCAGCTGCCCTTCATTGCTCAGGTGCAGCCTGAAAGTGGCTCTCCTGGCAGCATCGTGATGATCGACGGGGGCTACCTGGGGCTGGCTAGTGACAAGGTGGAAGTTTACTTTCAAGACAGGCTAGCTACCATTCGAGAACGGACCAGCACTCGCCTCACGGTGGAGATGCCCAGAGGAGCCGTGGGCAGCGGGCTTGTCTCTGTCAAGGTGAAGGATCAAAAAACCAACACCCGACCTTGGCGGGCCGATGTTGTTGAGCTTTGCGTGTTGAATATTACCCTCAAACCGTCTGCTTCAATCCGGGTGCAGGACGAGGTTACGTTTCAAGCTGCTCTGATCAATCAGGGCACGCTCGGAACCGGCAAATTCCCTGTGAAATGGGAGGTCTTTAGAGCCGTTCAGCGCCTGCCCGATACCAGCGCCCAAACCAGCCTCCGGCCCGTCGATCCTGGCGAGGATCTGCCGATCAGAGAAACGGACATCTTAGTGGCCGAAGGAACTTACTTCCATGCGCCTCTGCTTGCACAGCAGCGGTCGGCAGATCCGTCCACTAGCTTTACGGCGAGGCTAGATCAGCCGGGAGCTTACCGGGTTAGCTTTACCGTTGATCCAGACAACACGCTGCTAGATCAAGCCCCCACGAACAATCAATTTATTCGCGAGTTTGTGGTTGATCCGCTGCCCCCTGCAGCCCCTGCCTTTGGCCCACCGGCTAGCCAATTTTCGCCCACCTCTGGCAGAGCAGGCGACCGCATTACGCTATCAGGCAGCGGCTTTAACACCGGAACGGTCATCGTTCAATTTGGCAATACAACTGCTACGGTGCTTAGTCTCTCTACTGGAACGCAGCTTGCCGTTAGAGTGCCCTCTCTCCCGCCTGGGCCAGTAAAAATTTCGGTGCAGACTGCAGGTGGCAAAGCCATTAGCCAAGACTCTTTTACCGTATTAGCCAGCAGCTACTACGGCCCGGGCGGGGCGATTGGAGGTCAGCTCCTGTGA
- a CDS encoding GUN4 domain-containing protein, producing the protein MKRSFLAFLLLGMILVTSLSWLTAPQTQRAVAQTQPIPSLFQAPAADISTLQAQLKAQNWQAADAETRRILEVYVHPNGDLFSSPLATNIPPEVLQTLDRLWSEASGGRFGFSAQKAIWDQARAQHPNNTDTAAKAFGDRVGWTRPTRDPDNFVAPDWLTELELNYSLQAPVGHLPWAGISWERINNILTAQGCGSCSTDALYLQGERFNRHLPVLFNWLTTALEAPIPAVGSWERPRLAHTINIQGLYPNNTCPVYTLAQAISPDSTVLAVSSYSYERSCSGGPENSALALWNAQRGTRIVTLLRGRAIEGFSYSGQPQEPSSESDRIVGDVANAIAFTPDGRQVAAGLSNGTVRLWTTERGEAVRTLSGHRYAVRAIAISADGRTLASASADQTLKLWNLQTGQLLRTIALDPNDGIPLTLLISPDGQRLATATNRNTLQLWNAQTGQLVRTFVDEAVNLPPDMPIAFSPDGQKLATADIDYSIKLWNANTGARLITLKGHSQRVQHLAFSPDSQRLVSSQDKTAYLWNLQTNQSIRTFELVQSVGHPVQLNNLGYVAFSPDGKVLATSTLLQPPAQSEPIPQQGVTVWDPATGQPLVQIHNVAQFQFSPNSQVLVARGQAVQIWQPYSSRVGG; encoded by the coding sequence ATGAAGCGTTCTTTTCTTGCATTTTTGTTGCTGGGCATGATTCTGGTGACTAGCTTGAGCTGGCTCACAGCTCCCCAGACTCAAAGGGCCGTGGCTCAAACGCAGCCTATCCCCAGCCTGTTTCAGGCTCCTGCGGCTGATATCAGCACCCTGCAAGCGCAGCTCAAGGCTCAAAACTGGCAGGCTGCCGATGCCGAAACTCGTCGCATCTTAGAAGTTTATGTGCATCCCAACGGCGACCTCTTTAGCTCACCGCTGGCCACCAACATTCCCCCGGAAGTGCTGCAAACCCTTGACCGGCTCTGGAGCGAGGCCAGCGGCGGACGCTTTGGCTTCAGTGCTCAAAAAGCGATTTGGGACCAGGCCAGAGCCCAGCACCCCAACAACACCGATACCGCTGCTAAAGCCTTTGGCGATCGTGTCGGCTGGACTCGCCCCACTCGCGATCCTGACAACTTCGTTGCCCCCGACTGGCTGACCGAGCTAGAGCTGAACTATTCTCTGCAAGCTCCGGTGGGGCATCTGCCCTGGGCTGGGATCTCCTGGGAGCGCATCAACAATATCCTGACGGCTCAAGGCTGTGGCAGCTGCAGTACCGACGCTCTATATCTGCAGGGCGAACGGTTTAACCGCCATCTGCCGGTACTCTTTAACTGGCTGACCACCGCCTTAGAAGCCCCAATACCTGCTGTCGGCTCGTGGGAGCGGCCTCGATTGGCCCATACCATTAATATTCAGGGGCTGTATCCTAACAACACCTGCCCGGTCTATACCCTGGCTCAGGCCATCAGCCCAGATAGCACTGTGCTGGCCGTCAGCAGCTACAGCTACGAGCGCTCCTGCAGCGGCGGCCCTGAAAACAGCGCCTTGGCCCTGTGGAATGCCCAGCGCGGCACCCGGATTGTCACGCTGCTGCGAGGACGAGCCATTGAAGGTTTTTCCTACTCAGGCCAGCCACAGGAACCGTCCAGCGAATCTGATCGGATCGTTGGCGATGTGGCTAATGCCATAGCCTTTACTCCCGACGGGCGGCAAGTGGCAGCGGGTCTTTCCAACGGCACTGTGCGGCTGTGGACAACGGAGAGAGGGGAAGCCGTTAGAACCTTGAGCGGGCATCGGTATGCGGTGCGTGCGATCGCAATTAGCGCCGACGGACGCACTCTAGCCAGCGCCAGTGCCGACCAAACCCTCAAGCTCTGGAATCTGCAAACGGGGCAACTCCTACGCACCATCGCACTCGATCCTAACGATGGCATTCCCCTGACCCTACTGATTAGCCCCGATGGGCAGCGGCTAGCAACGGCCACCAACCGCAATACCCTCCAGCTTTGGAATGCCCAAACCGGCCAGCTAGTGCGTACCTTTGTCGATGAGGCCGTCAATCTACCGCCCGACATGCCCATCGCCTTTAGCCCCGACGGTCAGAAGCTAGCAACTGCCGACATTGACTACAGCATTAAGCTGTGGAACGCCAACACCGGAGCCCGACTGATCACGTTGAAGGGTCACAGCCAGCGGGTGCAGCACCTCGCCTTTAGCCCCGACAGCCAGCGCCTAGTCAGCAGCCAGGACAAAACAGCTTACCTGTGGAACCTGCAGACCAACCAGTCCATTCGCACCTTCGAACTGGTGCAGTCGGTAGGGCACCCGGTGCAGCTTAACAACCTGGGCTATGTGGCCTTTAGCCCCGATGGTAAAGTCCTAGCCACCAGCACCCTGCTGCAGCCCCCAGCCCAGAGCGAGCCCATTCCGCAACAGGGTGTTACTGTATGGGATCCCGCCACCGGCCAACCCCTGGTTCAAATCCACAACGTTGCCCAGTTCCAGTTCAGTCCTAATAGTCAGGTCCTGGTTGCTCGTGGGCAGGCAGTGCAGATTTGGCAGCCGTATAGCTCGCGGGTGGGGGGATAG